A stretch of Phaeodactylum tricornutum CCAP 1055/1 chromosome 26, whole genome shotgun sequence DNA encodes these proteins:
- a CDS encoding predicted protein, with translation MRWQPRKDANGTAHCPHFVVKEKDGTNHSVLFHVRYSNVTRHYESMVHHWCSVDHTATALFEPQPLLFELFNIVLQMDIEEFTPSVSQVLAQLLEYRPNGLDTAYQALFPPLLTPAGSLG, from the coding sequence ATGAGATGGCAGCCAAGGAAGGATGCCAACGGTACGGCACACTGTCCACATTTcgtggtgaaggaaaaggacggaacCAACCACTCGGTCCTGTTTCATGTGCGATACTCCAATGTTACTCGGCATTACGAGAGCATGGTCCACCATTGGTGCTCCGTAGACCACACTGCCACAGCACTATTTGAACCTCAACCTCTCTTGTTCGAACTATTCAACATAGTGCTGCAAATGGATATTGAGGAGTTCACACCTTCCGTCTCCCAAGTCTTGGCACAGCTACTAGAGTATCGCCCTAATGGCTTGGATACGGCCTACCAAGCACTCTTTCCCCCGTTGCTGACCCCGGCCGGGTCTTTGGGATAA